Proteins co-encoded in one Lysobacter solisilvae genomic window:
- a CDS encoding efflux RND transporter permease subunit, with translation MRRFNLSEWALNNRSLVVYAMLMLALIGAWSYRHLGQSEDPPFTFKAMVVRTLWPGATADEVARQVTERIEKQLMQTGKYEFIRSYSRPGESQVIFIARDSLRSKEIPDVWYQVRKKIGDIRPNLPQGVVGPFFNDEFGDTFGNIYALTGKGFDYAVLKDYAERVELELQRAPDVGKIELVGLQDEKIWIEVSNTKLATQGIPLSAVKDALEQQNAVVPAGFFEAPTERVQLRITGAFQSVEDIRNFPIHSGDRTVRLADVATVTRGFSDPAAPRMRFMGEDAIGIAVAMKDGGDILKLGQTLEQEFKRLQQSLPAGMELRKVSDQPAAVHESVGEFIRVLAEAVVIVLLVSFFSLGFRTGMVVAVSIPLVLAMTFAVMHYFGIGLHKISLGALVLALGLLVDDAIIAVEMMAIKMEQGFSRLKAASFAYETTAFPMLTGTLVTAAGFLPIATAASSTGEYTRSLFQVVTIALIVSWIAAVLFIPYLGDRMLPDLHQPQAPKPGSPVARWHALRARAADRWPAFAGLLAPPAHHDHAHDPYGTGFYLGFRRVLDACLRRRWLVIGMTVAAFVASVLLFRFVPQQFFPDSTRVELMVDMELAEGVSLRQTQEQAKKLEKLLQGHEGIDNYVAYVGTGSPRFYLPLDQQLPQANFSQFVVRAKDTQARETLREWLIAKVAPQFPELQLRVTRLENGPPVGYPVQFRVSGEHIDRVRALARQVEAKVRENPNVANVNLDWDEPSKVVKLVVDQDRARAMGISSAQLASFLSGSLSGLSVSTYREGNELVQMLLRGPEDERARIDLLGSLAVPTASGKSVPLAQIARLDYVFEDGVIWHRDRLPTVTVRADIRNKLTAPTVVAQILPTLEDVRAQLPEGYLLRTGGTVEDSARGQNSINAGMPLFLLVVVTLLMLQLRSFSRTMLVLLTAPLGLIGVTLFLLVFRVPFGFVAMLGTIALAGMIMRNSVILVDQIEHDIAAGADRWHAIIEATVRRFRPIVLTALAAVLAMIPLTRSAFFGPMAVAIMGGLIVATVLTLLFLPALYAAWFKVKPSPSPSAPPPHASAAH, from the coding sequence ATGCGTCGTTTCAATCTCTCCGAGTGGGCGCTCAACAACCGGTCCCTGGTCGTCTACGCCATGCTGATGCTGGCGCTGATCGGCGCCTGGTCCTACCGGCACCTCGGCCAGTCCGAGGATCCGCCCTTCACCTTCAAGGCGATGGTCGTGCGCACGCTGTGGCCGGGCGCCACCGCCGACGAGGTCGCGCGCCAGGTCACCGAGCGCATCGAGAAACAGCTGATGCAGACCGGCAAGTACGAGTTCATCCGCTCGTACTCGCGGCCCGGCGAATCGCAGGTGATCTTCATCGCCCGCGACTCCCTGCGCAGCAAGGAGATCCCGGACGTCTGGTACCAGGTGCGCAAGAAAATCGGCGACATCCGGCCCAACCTGCCGCAGGGCGTCGTCGGGCCGTTCTTCAACGACGAGTTCGGCGACACCTTCGGCAACATCTACGCGCTGACCGGCAAGGGCTTCGACTACGCGGTGCTCAAGGACTACGCCGAGCGCGTGGAACTGGAGCTGCAGCGCGCGCCCGACGTGGGCAAGATCGAGCTGGTCGGCCTGCAGGACGAGAAGATCTGGATCGAGGTCAGCAACACCAAGCTGGCCACGCAGGGCATCCCTCTTTCCGCGGTCAAGGACGCGCTGGAACAGCAGAACGCAGTCGTTCCCGCCGGCTTCTTCGAGGCGCCGACTGAGCGCGTGCAGCTGCGCATCACCGGCGCCTTCCAGTCGGTCGAGGACATCCGCAACTTCCCCATCCATTCCGGCGACCGCACGGTCCGCCTGGCCGACGTGGCGACGGTGACGCGCGGCTTCAGCGACCCGGCGGCGCCGCGCATGCGGTTCATGGGCGAGGACGCGATCGGCATCGCCGTGGCGATGAAGGACGGTGGCGACATCCTCAAGCTGGGCCAGACGCTGGAGCAGGAGTTCAAGCGCCTGCAGCAGAGCCTGCCGGCCGGCATGGAGCTGCGCAAGGTGTCCGACCAGCCCGCGGCGGTGCACGAATCGGTGGGCGAGTTCATCCGCGTGCTCGCCGAGGCGGTGGTGATCGTGCTGCTGGTGAGCTTCTTCTCGCTGGGCTTCCGCACCGGCATGGTGGTCGCCGTGTCGATCCCGCTGGTGCTGGCGATGACCTTCGCCGTCATGCACTACTTCGGCATCGGCCTGCACAAGATCTCGCTGGGCGCGCTGGTGCTGGCGCTGGGCCTGCTGGTCGACGACGCGATCATCGCGGTCGAGATGATGGCCATCAAGATGGAGCAGGGCTTCTCGCGCCTGAAGGCCGCCAGCTTCGCCTATGAAACCACCGCATTCCCCATGTTGACCGGCACCCTGGTCACGGCCGCCGGCTTCCTGCCGATCGCGACCGCGGCGTCGAGCACCGGCGAGTACACGCGCTCACTGTTCCAGGTGGTGACCATCGCGCTGATCGTGTCGTGGATCGCGGCGGTGCTGTTCATCCCGTACCTGGGCGACCGCATGCTGCCGGACCTGCACCAGCCGCAAGCGCCCAAGCCCGGCTCGCCGGTGGCGCGCTGGCATGCGCTGCGCGCGCGCGCCGCCGACCGCTGGCCCGCCTTCGCCGGCCTGCTGGCACCGCCGGCGCACCACGATCATGCACACGATCCGTACGGAACCGGGTTCTACCTCGGTTTCCGCCGCGTGCTCGATGCCTGCCTGCGCCGCCGCTGGCTGGTGATCGGCATGACCGTGGCCGCGTTCGTGGCGTCGGTCCTGCTGTTCCGCTTCGTCCCGCAGCAGTTCTTCCCCGATTCCACGCGTGTCGAACTGATGGTCGACATGGAGCTGGCCGAAGGCGTCTCGCTGCGCCAGACCCAGGAGCAGGCGAAGAAGCTGGAGAAGCTGCTGCAGGGCCACGAGGGGATCGACAACTACGTGGCCTACGTCGGCACCGGTTCGCCGCGCTTCTACCTGCCGCTGGACCAGCAGCTGCCGCAGGCCAATTTCTCGCAGTTCGTGGTGCGGGCGAAGGACACGCAGGCGCGCGAGACGCTGCGTGAGTGGCTCATCGCGAAAGTCGCGCCGCAGTTCCCGGAGCTGCAGTTGCGCGTCACCCGCCTGGAGAATGGCCCGCCGGTCGGTTATCCGGTGCAGTTCCGCGTATCGGGCGAGCACATCGACCGCGTGCGCGCGCTGGCCAGGCAGGTCGAGGCGAAGGTGCGCGAGAACCCGAACGTCGCCAACGTGAACCTGGACTGGGACGAGCCGAGCAAGGTGGTGAAGCTGGTCGTCGACCAGGACCGCGCCCGCGCGATGGGCATCAGTTCGGCGCAGCTGGCCAGCTTCCTGTCCGGCTCGCTGTCGGGGCTGAGCGTGAGCACGTACCGCGAAGGCAACGAGCTGGTGCAGATGCTGCTGCGCGGGCCGGAAGACGAGCGCGCACGCATCGACCTGCTGGGCAGCCTGGCCGTGCCCACCGCGAGCGGCAAATCCGTGCCGCTGGCGCAGATCGCGCGGCTCGACTACGTGTTCGAGGATGGCGTGATCTGGCATCGCGACCGCCTGCCCACGGTCACCGTGCGCGCCGACATCCGCAACAAGCTCACCGCCCCGACCGTCGTGGCGCAGATCCTCCCCACGCTGGAGGACGTCCGCGCGCAGCTGCCCGAGGGCTACCTGCTCAGGACCGGCGGCACCGTGGAGGATTCGGCGCGCGGGCAGAACTCGATCAACGCCGGCATGCCGCTGTTCCTGCTGGTGGTGGTGACGCTGCTGATGCTGCAGCTGCGCAGTTTCTCGCGCACGATGCTGGTGCTGCTCACCGCGCCGCTGGGACTGATCGGCGTGACCTTGTTCCTGCTGGTGTTCCGCGTGCCGTTCGGCTTCGTCGCGATGCTCGGCACGATCGCGCTGGCCGGCATGATCATGCGCAACTCGGTGATTCTGGTGGACCAGATCGAGCACGATATCGCCGCCGGCGCCGACCGCTGGCACGCCATCATCGAAGCCACCGTGCGCCGCTTCCGGCCGATCGTGCTGACCGCGCTGGCGGCGGTGCTGGCGATGATCCCGCTCACCCGCTCGGCCTTCTTCGGACCCATGGCGGTGGCGATCATGGGCGGACTCATCGTCGCGACCGTGCTGACGCTGTTGTTCCTGCCGGCGCTCTATGCGGCGTGGTTCAAGGTGAAGCCGTCGCCGTCGCCGTCGGCACCGCCGCCGCACGCGTCGGCCGCGCATTGA
- the leuB gene encoding 3-isopropylmalate dehydrogenase: MHAEILVLPGDGIGPEVTAAAVQVLRAVAQRYGHTFAFTQGLIGGAAIDATGDALPAQTLAAARGADAVLLGAVGGPKWSDPGARVRPEQGLLAIRKALGLYANLRPVRPHAAALGASPIKPHLLQGVDLMVVRELTGGIYFGEKRREADLARDVCTYSVAEVERVVRRAGALARARSGRLTSVDKANVLETSRLWREVATRVVRDEFPDVRLEHQLVDSMAMHLIARPREYDVIVTENMFGDILTDEASMLAGSLGLLPSASLGEGTVGLYEPIHGSAPDIAGRGIANPYATILSAALLLRHSLRLEDEARCVETAVSQALDAGALTADLAHDRPPLGTTAAAHAVLEQLQGDCQVAELRD, translated from the coding sequence ATGCATGCTGAGATCCTTGTCCTGCCCGGCGACGGCATCGGGCCCGAAGTCACCGCCGCGGCGGTGCAGGTGCTGCGGGCGGTCGCGCAGCGGTACGGCCACACGTTCGCATTCACCCAGGGCCTGATCGGCGGCGCCGCCATCGACGCCACCGGTGATGCACTGCCGGCGCAGACGTTGGCGGCCGCGCGTGGCGCCGACGCGGTACTGCTGGGCGCGGTCGGCGGGCCGAAATGGTCCGATCCCGGCGCGCGCGTGCGTCCGGAACAGGGCCTGCTCGCGATCCGGAAGGCGCTCGGCCTGTACGCCAACCTGCGCCCGGTGCGCCCGCACGCGGCCGCGCTCGGCGCCTCGCCGATCAAGCCGCACCTGCTGCAGGGCGTGGACCTGATGGTGGTGCGTGAACTGACCGGAGGGATCTACTTCGGCGAGAAGCGACGCGAAGCCGACCTCGCCCGCGATGTGTGCACCTACAGCGTCGCCGAAGTGGAGCGCGTGGTGCGTCGCGCGGGCGCGTTGGCGCGCGCACGCAGCGGCCGGCTGACCAGTGTCGACAAGGCCAACGTGCTGGAAACCTCGCGTCTGTGGCGGGAAGTAGCCACGCGCGTGGTCCGCGACGAGTTCCCCGACGTGAGGCTGGAGCACCAGCTGGTCGACTCCATGGCGATGCACCTGATCGCCCGGCCGCGCGAGTACGACGTGATCGTCACCGAGAACATGTTCGGCGACATCCTCACCGACGAAGCGTCCATGCTGGCCGGCTCGCTCGGCCTGCTGCCCTCGGCGTCACTGGGCGAAGGCACCGTAGGCCTGTACGAACCGATCCATGGCTCGGCCCCGGACATTGCCGGCCGCGGCATCGCCAATCCGTACGCCACCATCCTCAGCGCGGCGCTGCTGCTGCGCCATTCGCTGCGCCTGGAAGACGAGGCGCGCTGCGTGGAGACTGCGGTGTCGCAGGCGCTCGACGCCGGGGCGCTCACCGCCGACCTTGCCCATGACCGCCCGCCACTGGGCACGACGGCAGCCGCGCACGCGGTCCTGGAACAGCTGCAGGGCGACTGCCAGGTGGCGGAACTGCGCGACTAG
- the leuD gene encoding 3-isopropylmalate dehydratase small subunit, producing the protein MSGLTSLVSRTVVLPERNIDTDQIIPARFLTTTERRGLGQYAFSDWRRLPDGTPDPAFPFNQAGNAGARILVAGRNFGCGSSREHAPWALLDLGLRAVISSQIADIFRSNSLKNGLLPIVLEQAVVDDLLARPGIELAIDVAAGTVTLPGGAAVAFELDAFARTCLLEGVDQFGYLLRQADAISAFEAARRHLTYLQPEPATHAC; encoded by the coding sequence ATGTCCGGCCTGACTTCCCTGGTATCGCGCACTGTCGTGCTGCCCGAGCGCAACATCGACACCGACCAGATAATCCCCGCGCGCTTTCTCACCACTACCGAGCGCAGGGGCCTGGGCCAGTACGCCTTCAGCGACTGGCGACGGCTGCCCGACGGTACCCCCGACCCGGCCTTTCCCTTCAACCAGGCCGGCAACGCCGGTGCACGCATCCTGGTCGCGGGGCGCAATTTCGGTTGCGGCTCCTCGCGCGAGCACGCGCCCTGGGCGTTGCTCGACCTGGGCCTGCGCGCGGTGATCAGCAGTCAGATCGCCGATATCTTCCGCAGCAATTCGCTCAAGAATGGCCTGCTTCCGATCGTGCTGGAACAGGCGGTCGTCGACGACCTGCTGGCGCGGCCCGGCATTGAACTGGCCATCGATGTTGCGGCCGGCACGGTCACGCTGCCCGGCGGCGCGGCGGTGGCGTTCGAGCTCGACGCATTCGCCCGCACCTGCCTGCTCGAAGGCGTGGACCAGTTCGGCTACCTGCTGCGGCAGGCCGACGCGATCAGCGCTTTCGAGGCCGCGCGCCGGCACCTGACCTACCTGCAACCGGAGCCCGCCACCCATGCATGCTGA
- the leuC gene encoding 3-isopropylmalate dehydratase large subunit: MPMSARTLLDKLWDAHLVAPERPDAPAVLYVDLHLVHEVTSPQAFAELDARGLPVRQPARTKATLDHATPTLPADASGRLSWSSEQARAQVQTLRGHCARFGVELFDFESPHRGIVHVIGPELGLTQPGMTIVCGDSHTATHGAFGALAFGIGTSEVAHVLATQCLLQRKPRTLAVNIDGALGPGVTAKDLVLHVIGVIGVNGGTGHVIEYRGSTVRALSMEERMTVCNMSIEAGARAGLIAPDQVTFDYLAHTPRAPRGDAFARAVAYWRQFHSDPGAQFDREVHIDARDVAPTLSWGTHPGQVVPVDGRVPADGDEDVAKARHYMGWEAGAALAGRLVDVVFIGSCTNSRLSDLRAAAGVLRDRRVHPRVRMLVVPGSEQVKREAEAEGIDRIVREAGAEWREPGCSMCIAMNGDLVGPGQLAVSTSNRNFEGRQGPGARTLLASPLTAAVCAVTGEVTDPRTFLATAAA, from the coding sequence ATCCCGATGTCTGCCAGAACCCTGCTCGACAAGCTCTGGGACGCGCACCTGGTCGCGCCCGAACGCCCCGACGCGCCCGCGGTCCTCTACGTCGACCTGCACCTGGTGCATGAAGTGACCTCGCCGCAGGCCTTCGCCGAACTCGACGCCCGCGGCCTGCCGGTGCGCCAACCTGCCCGCACCAAGGCCACGCTCGACCACGCCACGCCCACGCTGCCGGCCGATGCGTCGGGCCGGCTGTCCTGGTCGAGTGAACAGGCGCGGGCGCAGGTCCAGACGCTGCGGGGCCACTGCGCGCGTTTCGGTGTCGAGCTGTTCGACTTCGAAAGCCCCCATCGCGGCATCGTCCACGTCATCGGACCGGAACTGGGACTCACCCAGCCCGGCATGACCATCGTCTGCGGCGACAGCCACACCGCCACCCATGGCGCGTTCGGCGCGCTGGCCTTCGGCATCGGCACCAGCGAGGTCGCGCACGTGCTCGCCACGCAATGCCTCCTGCAGCGCAAGCCGCGCACCCTGGCGGTGAACATCGACGGCGCGCTGGGGCCAGGGGTCACGGCCAAGGACCTGGTCCTGCACGTGATCGGGGTGATCGGCGTCAACGGCGGCACCGGGCACGTGATCGAGTACCGCGGCTCCACCGTGCGCGCGCTGTCGATGGAAGAACGCATGACGGTGTGCAACATGTCGATCGAGGCCGGCGCACGCGCGGGTCTGATCGCACCCGACCAGGTCACCTTCGACTATCTCGCGCATACGCCGCGCGCGCCACGGGGTGACGCGTTCGCGCGCGCGGTGGCGTACTGGCGCCAGTTCCACAGCGACCCCGGCGCGCAGTTCGACCGCGAAGTCCACATCGATGCGCGCGACGTGGCGCCCACGCTCAGCTGGGGCACGCATCCGGGCCAGGTCGTGCCGGTCGACGGCCGCGTGCCGGCGGACGGCGACGAGGACGTCGCCAAGGCCCGCCATTACATGGGCTGGGAGGCCGGCGCGGCGCTGGCCGGACGCCTGGTCGACGTGGTGTTCATCGGCAGCTGTACCAATTCGCGCCTGAGCGACCTGCGCGCCGCGGCCGGCGTGTTGCGCGACCGTCGCGTGCACCCGCGCGTGCGCATGCTGGTGGTGCCCGGTTCCGAGCAGGTCAAGCGGGAGGCGGAGGCCGAAGGCATCGACCGCATCGTGCGCGAGGCCGGCGCCGAATGGCGCGAACCGGGCTGCTCGATGTGCATCGCCATGAACGGCGACCTGGTCGGGCCGGGGCAACTGGCGGTGTCGACCAGCAACCGCAATTTCGAAGGGCGACAGGGTCCGGGCGCACGCACCCTGCTCGCCTCGCCGCTGACCGCGGCCGTGTGCGCGGTCACCGGCGAGGTCACCGACCCGCGCACGTTCCTCGCGACGGCGGCGGCATGA
- a CDS encoding 2-isopropylmalate synthase, with translation MAPTAAEATPARPIRIFDTTLRDGEQSPGCSMTASQKLRLAHSLADLGVDIIEAGFPASSTADVQATAAIARDVRGATIATLARCHAGDIEACARALEHAHSPRIHVFISTSPLHREHKLGLSRDEVIERAVMGVALARQHADDVEFSAEDALRTEPDFLAQVCGAALAAGARTLNIPDTVGYTTPAEIRALFEYLRAQVPGAEGAVFSAHCHDDLGLAVANSLAAIEGGAGQVECTINGIGERAGNCALEELVMALNVRRGWFGARTRIDTRRLVPTSRLLSRITGMQVQRNKAVVGLNAFAHESGIHQHGMLRHRGTYEIMRPQDVGWQQSQMVLGRHSGRAALADRLQSLGFTLDEAQLNGVFAGFKALAEKKREIFDADLEALVLGADAAATRGYRLARWHVSTGVGAESLPTASVRLIDTSGVSIDEAAVGDGPVHALFAALARATALEMEIESYQVSSVTTGDDAQGQASLTARVDGVEFTGSGTSTDILEASAHAWLDVANRAVRARRPRAVAALA, from the coding sequence ATGGCGCCGACCGCGGCCGAAGCCACGCCCGCGCGCCCGATCCGCATCTTCGACACCACCCTGCGCGACGGCGAACAGTCGCCCGGCTGCAGCATGACCGCCTCGCAGAAGCTGCGCCTGGCCCACTCGCTCGCCGACCTGGGGGTGGACATCATCGAGGCGGGCTTCCCCGCCAGTTCCACCGCCGACGTCCAGGCCACGGCCGCGATCGCGCGCGACGTGCGCGGCGCGACGATCGCCACGCTGGCCCGCTGCCACGCCGGCGACATCGAAGCCTGCGCCCGCGCGCTCGAACACGCCCATTCGCCGCGCATCCACGTCTTCATTTCCACCAGTCCCCTGCACCGCGAGCACAAGCTGGGCCTGAGCCGCGACGAGGTGATCGAACGGGCGGTGATGGGCGTGGCGCTGGCGCGCCAGCATGCCGACGACGTGGAGTTCTCGGCGGAGGACGCGCTGCGCACCGAGCCCGACTTCCTGGCGCAGGTCTGCGGCGCCGCACTGGCGGCAGGCGCGCGCACCCTCAATATCCCCGACACCGTCGGCTACACGACGCCGGCCGAGATCCGCGCGCTGTTCGAATATCTGCGCGCGCAGGTGCCAGGCGCCGAAGGCGCGGTGTTCAGCGCGCACTGCCATGACGACCTGGGCCTGGCGGTGGCCAATTCGCTGGCGGCAATCGAGGGCGGCGCGGGCCAGGTCGAATGCACGATCAACGGCATCGGCGAGCGCGCCGGCAACTGCGCGCTGGAAGAGCTGGTGATGGCGCTAAACGTCCGCCGCGGCTGGTTCGGCGCGCGCACGCGGATCGACACGCGGCGGCTGGTGCCGACCTCGCGCCTGCTCTCGCGCATCACCGGCATGCAGGTGCAACGCAACAAGGCAGTCGTCGGCCTGAACGCCTTCGCGCACGAGTCCGGCATCCACCAGCACGGCATGCTGCGCCACCGCGGCACCTACGAGATCATGCGGCCGCAGGATGTGGGCTGGCAGCAGTCGCAGATGGTGCTGGGCCGCCACAGCGGGCGGGCCGCGCTGGCCGATCGCCTGCAATCGCTCGGCTTCACCCTGGACGAGGCGCAGCTCAACGGCGTGTTCGCCGGCTTCAAGGCGCTGGCCGAGAAGAAGCGCGAAATCTTCGACGCCGACCTGGAAGCACTGGTGCTGGGCGCCGATGCCGCGGCCACGCGCGGCTACCGCCTGGCGCGCTGGCATGTGAGCACCGGCGTCGGCGCTGAAAGCCTGCCCACCGCCAGCGTGCGCCTGATCGACACCAGCGGCGTCAGCATCGACGAAGCCGCGGTGGGCGATGGCCCCGTGCATGCCTTGTTCGCCGCCCTGGCCCGCGCCACCGCACTCGAGATGGAGATCGAGAGCTACCAGGTATCCAGCGTCACCACCGGCGACGACGCGCAGGGCCAGGCCAGCCTCACGGCCCGCGTGGACGGCGTTGAATTCACCGGCTCGGGCACCAGCACCGACATCCTGGAGGCCAGCGCGCACGCCTGGCTCGACGTGGCCAACCGCGCCGTGCGCGCACGCCGGCCGCGGGCCGTCGCGGCCCTGGCCTGA
- the ilvE gene encoding branched-chain-amino-acid transaminase produces MTEAPAASPVAAPVVRNAPPQLWFDGRFVDADAPCAPLTSHAMHYGSGVFEGIRAYATADGGSAVFRLPEHLARMRRGCELLGIAFDEARCTQATLAVLRRNDLRDAYIRPLAWCGAGSIGLDVAAVSQHLMVATFATAVHLAGAGVRLTTSPWRRNPATSLPPLKLCGAYVNSILAKHEARQRGFDEALFVDGQGRVVECTGANVFLVRDGAITAVEHADALPGITRDTVMALSGARARPVSLEELLDADEVFVCGTAAEVTAITELDGRVFGEGPVTRELAQSYRRVVRGQDPARAHWLTQV; encoded by the coding sequence GTGACCGAGGCTCCCGCCGCCAGCCCGGTGGCGGCGCCGGTGGTTCGCAACGCGCCGCCACAGCTGTGGTTCGACGGCCGCTTCGTCGACGCCGATGCGCCCTGCGCGCCGCTGACCAGTCACGCGATGCACTACGGCAGCGGCGTGTTCGAGGGCATCCGCGCGTACGCCACCGCCGACGGCGGCAGCGCGGTGTTCCGCCTGCCCGAGCACTTGGCGCGCATGCGCCGCGGCTGCGAACTGCTGGGCATCGCGTTCGACGAAGCCCGGTGCACGCAGGCGACGCTGGCCGTGCTGCGCCGCAATGACCTGCGCGACGCGTACATCCGGCCGCTGGCCTGGTGCGGCGCCGGTTCCATCGGGCTGGATGTCGCCGCGGTGAGCCAGCACCTGATGGTGGCGACCTTCGCCACCGCGGTGCACCTGGCCGGCGCGGGGGTGCGGCTGACCACTTCCCCCTGGCGGCGCAACCCGGCCACGTCGCTGCCGCCCCTGAAGCTCTGCGGCGCCTACGTCAACTCGATCCTGGCCAAGCACGAGGCCAGGCAGCGCGGATTCGACGAGGCACTGTTCGTCGACGGGCAGGGCCGCGTGGTCGAGTGCACCGGCGCCAACGTGTTCCTGGTGCGCGACGGCGCGATCACGGCCGTGGAGCACGCCGACGCCTTGCCTGGCATCACCCGCGACACCGTCATGGCCCTGTCCGGCGCGCGCGCGCGGCCCGTGAGCCTGGAGGAGCTGCTCGACGCCGACGAGGTCTTCGTGTGCGGCACGGCGGCCGAGGTCACGGCGATCACCGAGCTCGACGGCCGCGTGTTCGGCGAAGGCCCGGTGACGCGCGAACTGGCCCAGTCCTACCGGCGCGTCGTGCGCGGGCAGGACCCGGCGCGGGCGCACTGGCTGACGCAGGTCTGA
- a CDS encoding ACT domain-containing protein, which produces MRYQLELTLRQAEGALARVLGTAERRGFQPISVDGEAQADGDRWHLRMTVESEREPETLRSQLAKLYDCLAVEVSPCR; this is translated from the coding sequence ATGCGATACCAGCTTGAACTGACCCTGCGCCAGGCCGAAGGCGCCCTGGCCCGGGTACTGGGCACCGCCGAACGTCGTGGCTTCCAGCCGATCAGCGTCGATGGCGAAGCCCAGGCCGACGGCGACCGCTGGCACCTGCGCATGACCGTGGAAAGCGAGCGCGAACCCGAAACCCTGCGCAGCCAGCTGGCCAAGCTCTACGACTGCCTCGCCGTGGAGGTGTCGCCGTGTCGGTGA
- the ilvG gene encoding acetolactate synthase 2 catalytic subunit — MNGAAWLVQALAAEGVDTLFGYPGGAIMPFYDALHGATLKHVLVRHEQGAAFAANGYARASGRVGVCVATSGPGASNLVTGIADAMLDSVPMVVLTGQVGTALMGTDAFQEIDVYGMTLPLVKHSFLVRRVDELPHVTREAFRLARSGRPGPVLIDLPKDVQLADATQLPAHVPAAVDEVPRAPPSGYHAAAALLAHARRPVIYGGGGIALGDAVEAFRTFVEGTQIPTVLTLKGLGALPAGHPLHLGMLGMHGTRAANLAVQECDLLLVVGARFDDRATGKLAEFAPGARVVHLDLDACEVGKLRHADVAVVGDLRASLQALAPACSAQLRGRNGGARRRWRDACLQRAREHAPRYDAPGDTVYAPALLRRLSQQVPQAVVSCDVGQHQMWVAQHWQFDHPRRHLTSGGLGAMGFGLPAAIGAQLADPDACVVCVSGDGSFLMNVQELATVARYRLPIKIVLLDNQALGMVRQWQELFFERRYSEVDLSDNPDFCALATAFGVHALHVSRADQVDDALQALLSIPGPALLHVAIDQAANVWPLVPPNHNNAQMLDPQVADGVAPHPPTAHDQKEDADAIPA, encoded by the coding sequence ATGAACGGCGCCGCCTGGCTGGTGCAGGCACTGGCCGCGGAGGGCGTGGACACGCTGTTCGGATATCCGGGCGGCGCGATCATGCCGTTCTACGACGCCCTGCATGGCGCCACCCTCAAGCACGTGCTGGTGCGGCACGAACAGGGCGCTGCGTTCGCGGCCAACGGTTATGCGCGCGCCAGCGGGCGGGTGGGCGTCTGCGTGGCGACTTCGGGACCGGGCGCGTCGAACCTGGTGACCGGCATCGCCGACGCCATGCTGGACTCGGTGCCGATGGTGGTGCTGACCGGGCAGGTCGGCACCGCGCTGATGGGCACCGATGCCTTCCAGGAAATCGACGTGTACGGCATGACCCTGCCACTGGTGAAGCACAGCTTCCTGGTGCGACGGGTCGACGAGCTGCCGCACGTGACGCGCGAAGCCTTCCGGCTGGCCCGTTCGGGCCGTCCCGGACCGGTGCTGATCGACCTGCCCAAGGACGTGCAGCTGGCCGACGCGACGCAACTGCCGGCGCACGTGCCGGCCGCCGTCGACGAAGTGCCGCGGGCGCCGCCCAGCGGCTACCACGCCGCCGCCGCCCTGCTCGCGCACGCGCGCCGCCCGGTGATCTACGGCGGCGGCGGCATCGCGCTGGGCGATGCCGTCGAGGCGTTCCGGACGTTCGTCGAGGGCACGCAGATTCCCACCGTGCTCACGCTCAAGGGCCTGGGCGCGCTGCCGGCCGGGCACCCGCTGCACCTGGGCATGCTGGGCATGCACGGCACGCGCGCGGCGAACCTGGCGGTGCAGGAATGCGACCTGCTGCTGGTGGTCGGCGCCCGTTTCGACGACCGCGCCACCGGCAAGCTGGCCGAGTTCGCGCCTGGCGCCCGCGTGGTCCATCTGGACCTGGATGCGTGCGAAGTCGGCAAGCTGCGGCACGCCGACGTCGCGGTGGTCGGTGATCTGCGGGCTTCGCTGCAGGCGCTCGCGCCGGCGTGCAGCGCGCAGCTGCGCGGCCGCAACGGCGGCGCGCGCCGGCGCTGGCGCGACGCCTGCCTGCAACGCGCACGCGAACACGCCCCGCGTTACGACGCGCCGGGCGACACGGTCTACGCACCCGCGCTGCTGCGCCGGCTGTCGCAGCAAGTGCCGCAGGCCGTGGTCAGCTGCGACGTCGGCCAGCACCAGATGTGGGTGGCCCAGCACTGGCAGTTCGACCATCCACGCCGCCATCTCACCAGCGGCGGACTGGGCGCGATGGGCTTCGGCCTGCCCGCGGCGATCGGCGCGCAGCTGGCCGATCCGGACGCCTGCGTGGTGTGCGTCAGTGGCGACGGTTCTTTCCTGATGAACGTGCAGGAGCTGGCGACCGTCGCGCGCTACCGGCTGCCGATCAAGATCGTGCTGCTCGACAACCAGGCGCTGGGCATGGTCCGGCAGTGGCAGGAGCTGTTTTTCGAACGGCGCTACAGCGAGGTGGACCTGTCCGACAACCCGGACTTCTGCGCGCTGGCCACCGCGTTCGGAGTCCACGCGCTGCACGTGTCGCGCGCCGACCAGGTGGATGACGCACTGCAGGCGCTGTTGTCCATCCCGGGCCCTGCGCTGCTGCACGTGGCCATCGACCAGGCGGCGAACGTCTGGCCACTGGTGCCGCCCAACCACAACAACGCGCAGATGCTCGATCCGCAGGTTGCGGACGGCGTCGCGCCGCACCCACCCACTGCCCACGACCAGAAGGAGGACGCCGATGCGATACCAGCTTGA